From Triticum urartu cultivar G1812 chromosome 2, Tu2.1, whole genome shotgun sequence, a single genomic window includes:
- the LOC125533638 gene encoding SUPPRESSOR OF GAMMA RESPONSE 1-like — translation MECPNCERRIDNSDVSSQWPGLPIGVKFDPTDLELLGHLEGKIGRAVSHVLIDDFIPTIEMAEGICYTHPENLPGVKLDGIASHFFHKICNAYDVGTRKRRKISSNDYNVCDENLRWHKTGKSRHILNNNGDIKGWKKIMVLRKGGAKAEKTNWTMHQYHLGVDENEKDGELVVCKVFFQLPSEKAGQSAMLAVNEESDSFAGKIDPTTPMTYPLQPCRPNGSPSETEQNQEEEEFRLSAVRGAAEWLAGTSSHAFDEHPSRGRTPDAAYPEKQHLLLVDTDALQGFPHLGTSPHFSSLADMQLDSLDSFNSWLEHM, via the exons ATGGAGTGCCCAAACTGCGAACGTCGCATTGATAATAGTGAT GTTTCATCACAGTGGCCAGGACTCCCTATTGGTGTTAAATTTGATCCAACGGATCTTGAACTGCTTGGACATTTAGAAGGCAAGATTGGCAGGGCAGTGTCCCATGTACTAATAGATGATTTTATTCCAACCATAGAGATGGCGGAGGGAATCTGCTACACACATCCGGAAAATCTCCCTG GTGTCAAATTAGACGGGATCGCCAGTCACTTCTTCCACAAAATATGCAATGCCTATGATGTTGGCACACGCAAGCGTCGCAAGATTAGCAGCAACGACTACAATGTTTGTGATGAGAATCTCAGATGGCACAAGACTGGAAAATCCAGACATATCTTAAATAATAACGGTGACATAAAAGGGTGGAAGAAAATAATGGTTCTTAGGAAAGGAGGTGCCAAGGCAGAAAAGACTAATTGGACGATGCATCAGTATCACCTTGGGGTAGATGAAAATGAAAAGGACGGGGAGCTTGTTGTTTGCAAAGTCTTCTTTCAGTTGCCGTCAGAGAAAGCTGGGCAGTCTGCAATGCTCGCTGTTAATGAAGAATCCGATTCATTTGCTGGGAAAATCGATCCTACAACCCCAATGACATACCCTCTGCAGCCTTGTCGCCCAAACGGTAGTCCATCCGAAACCGAGCAGAATCAG GAGGAGGAAGAGTTCCGCCTATCTGCTGTCCGGGGAGCCGCGGAATGGCTCGCCGGAACCTCGTCGCATGCCTTTGATGAACACCCGTCACGCGGCAGAACCCCGGACGCTGCCTACCCTGAGAAGCAGCATCTGCTTCTTGTTGACACGGACGCGCTCCAAGGGTTCCCCCACCTCGGAACGTCTCCGCACTTCTCCTCTCTGGCC GACATGCAGCTTGACTCGCTGGATAGCTTCAACAGCTGGCTGGAGCACATGTAG
- the LOC125538717 gene encoding beta-1,4-mannosyl-glycoprotein 4-beta-N-acetylglucosaminyltransferase-like codes for MPEAGRYTHKKDDGICNSVCGEPTSKAVMAMSRLKCALRGFDFRVLLALLIGVPLVMLMIYAHGQKVTYFLRPIWESPPEPFKIIPHYYNENVTMENLCKLHGWKVRETPRRVFDAVLFSNELDILELRWNELSPYVSEFVLLESNSTFTGVVKPLYFKENRHRFRFAESRLTYGTYGGRFMKGENPFVEESFQRVALDQLIRIARIENDDILIMSDVDEIPSGHTINLLRWCDDTPKILHLQLRNYLYSFEFFLDDKSWRASIHRYVSGKTRYAHFRQTDQLLADSGWHCSFCFRHISDFAFKMKAYSHVDRIRFKYFLNPERIQDVICRGADLFDMLPEEYTFQEIIAKLGNIPSTFSAVHLPSYLLQNFDRYRYLLPGNCRRESG; via the exons ATGCCCGAGGCCGGCCGCTACACCCACAAGAAGGACGACGGCATCTGCAACAGCGTCTGCGGCGAG CCCACCTCAAAGGCAGTTATGGCCATGTCAAGGCTCAAGTGTGCGCTTCGGGGGTTTGATTTCAGGGTACTTCTGGCTCTCTTGATTGGTGTGCCGCTGGTAATGTTAATGATATATGCGCATGGTCAGAAGGTCACATACTTCCTCCGGCCAATATGGGAATCTCCTCCCGAGCCTTTCAAGATAATCCCTCACTACTACAATGAGAATGTCACCATGGAGAACCTCTGCAAGTTACATGGGTGGAAAGTCCGGGAGACTCCACGCCGTGTGTTTGATGCTGTACTCTTCAGTAATGAGCTTGATATCCTTGAACTTCGTTGGAATGAACTCAGCCCCTATGTGTCAGAGTTCGTCCTGCTTGAGTCCAACTCAACTTTCACTGGCGTGGTAAAGCCACTCTACTTCAAGGAAAACCGCCATCGATTTAGGTTTGCTGAATCGCGGCTGACATATGGCACATATGGAGGAAGATTCATGAAGGGGGAAAATCCATTTGTTGAGGAGTCATTTCAGAGGGTTGCCCTGGATCAGCTCATTAGGATTGCAAGAATTGAAAATGACGACATATTGATCATGTCAGATGTTGATGAAATCCCAAGTGGCCACACCATCAATCTCTTAAGATGGTGTGACGACACTCCTAAGATACTCCATCTTCAGCTCAGGAATTATCTGTACTCGTTTGAGTTTTTTCTGGATGACAAGAGTTGGAGGGCGTCAATTCACAGATACGTATCTGGGAAGACAAGATATGCTCATTTTCGGCAGACAGATCAACTTCTTGCCGATTCAGGGTGGCACTGCAGTTTTTGTTTCCGGCACATCAGTGATTTTGCCTTCAAGATGAAAGCTTATAGCCATGTGGATAGGATCAGATTCAAGTACTTCCTGAACCCTGAGAGGATTCAAGATGTCATTTGCAGAGGGGCGGATCTTTTTGACATGCTTCCTGAAGAGTATACGTTCCAAGAAATCATTGCAAAGTTGGGCAACATTCCAAGCACATTCTCTGCTGTTCATCTTCCTAGTTATCTGCTTCAGAATTTTGACCGGTACCGTTATCTTCTCCCCGGGAACTGCAGGAGAGAAAGTGGCTAG